Proteins encoded within one genomic window of Gemmatimonadaceae bacterium:
- a CDS encoding DNA-directed RNA polymerase subunit omega, translated as MRVFTPGEIAKHAANKYLGVLVAAKYARVLNEFPRDRSSSREKKLTTRSLEELSKGDIVYHVVPRRRAE; from the coding sequence ATGCGAGTGTTTACGCCGGGCGAGATCGCCAAGCATGCCGCCAACAAGTATCTCGGAGTGCTCGTCGCCGCGAAGTATGCGCGCGTGCTCAACGAGTTTCCGCGCGACCGTTCGTCGTCGCGCGAGAAGAAGCTGACGACGCGGTCGCTGGAAGAGCTGTCGAAGGGCGACATCGTGTACCACGTGGTGCCGCGCCGACGGGCTGAGTAA
- the gmk gene encoding guanylate kinase — protein sequence MNPFPIILSSPSGGGKTTIARLLLERRADVGYSVSCTTRSPRPREVDGKDYYFLTREEFISRRDAGEFAESAEVHGNLYGTLKSEISRVLSLGRHVILDIDVQGARLIQAVFPKAVTIFVLPPSGEVLLDRLQSRKTESPQQLVARLHSALQELRAVEEYQYVVVNDNLDQAVQRVNSIIDAEVVSQARLAGLRQSVEALVHRLEQAVHHHSSS from the coding sequence GTGAATCCGTTTCCGATCATCCTGTCGTCTCCGTCGGGCGGCGGAAAGACGACCATCGCGCGGCTACTGCTGGAGCGGCGCGCCGACGTCGGCTACTCGGTCTCGTGCACGACCCGGTCGCCGCGGCCGCGCGAGGTGGATGGCAAGGATTACTACTTCCTCACGAGAGAAGAATTTATCTCCCGGCGCGACGCCGGCGAGTTCGCCGAGTCGGCGGAAGTGCACGGGAACCTGTACGGGACGCTCAAGAGCGAGATTTCGCGGGTTCTGAGCCTCGGCCGCCACGTCATTCTGGACATCGACGTGCAGGGGGCTCGGCTGATTCAGGCTGTCTTTCCCAAGGCGGTGACCATCTTTGTGCTCCCGCCCTCGGGGGAAGTCCTCCTGGACAGGCTCCAGAGCCGCAAAACCGAGTCCCCCCAACAGCTTGTCGCTAGATTACATTCCGCATTGCAGGAATTGCGGGCGGTCGAGGAATACCAGTACGTCGTCGTGAATGACAACCTCGACCAGGCTGTGCAGCGGGTGAATTCGATCATCGACGCGGAGGTGGTCAGCCAAGCTCGGCTGGCCGGGCTCCGGCAGAGCGTCGAGGCGTTGGTTCATCGGCTGGAGCAGGCCGTGCATCACCATTCATCGAGCTGA
- the coaBC gene encoding bifunctional phosphopantothenoylcysteine decarboxylase/phosphopantothenate--cysteine ligase CoaBC, whose translation MRPFTGKRILLGITGGIASYKSAWLARLLSKAGAQVDVVMTRAATEFVGAITFEALTGRPVHTGLFDAGRALDHIKLAREADAIVVAPATADFLARAATGQADDLLSATLLAAGSPVLFVPAMNDHMWAHPQTKQNVAHLRSLGNRVLEPDEGALAAGEGSGPGRMPEPEIIFAHVSRLLEPAGFGGRRVLVTAGPTREAIDPVRFISNHSSGRMGVALAAAAWRRGATVDLVAGPLAVPAPPGVAVHGVESTDDMAAAVERLLPRSDVLVMAAAPADFRASAPAALKIKKTESPAPLALAPTPDILRATTSARKAGSVIVGFALETNDVLAGGRKKLAGKELDMIVVNDATEAGAGFGVDTNRVTLLMRDGGEEQLPLMSKADVADAILDRVEKLIGGR comes from the coding sequence ATGCGCCCTTTCACCGGCAAACGCATCCTCCTCGGCATCACCGGCGGGATCGCGAGCTACAAGTCCGCGTGGCTCGCGCGGCTCTTGAGCAAGGCGGGCGCCCAGGTGGATGTGGTGATGACGCGCGCGGCGACGGAATTCGTCGGCGCGATCACCTTCGAGGCGCTGACGGGCCGTCCGGTGCACACGGGTCTGTTCGACGCGGGCCGGGCGCTCGATCACATCAAATTGGCGCGCGAGGCGGATGCGATCGTCGTCGCGCCCGCGACGGCCGATTTTCTCGCGCGCGCCGCGACGGGGCAGGCCGACGATCTGCTCTCGGCGACACTGCTCGCCGCGGGCTCGCCGGTGCTGTTCGTGCCCGCGATGAACGATCACATGTGGGCGCATCCGCAGACGAAACAGAACGTCGCGCATCTGCGGTCGCTCGGGAATCGTGTGCTGGAGCCGGATGAAGGCGCGCTCGCCGCGGGCGAAGGCAGCGGCCCCGGACGTATGCCGGAACCTGAAATAATATTTGCTCATGTAAGCCGCTTACTGGAGCCGGCGGGGTTCGGCGGCCGGCGCGTGCTGGTGACGGCAGGGCCGACGCGCGAAGCCATCGACCCCGTACGATTCATCTCGAACCACAGCAGCGGCAGAATGGGTGTGGCGCTCGCGGCCGCGGCGTGGCGTCGTGGCGCGACGGTGGATCTCGTCGCGGGACCGCTCGCCGTGCCGGCGCCGCCAGGAGTCGCGGTGCACGGCGTCGAGTCCACGGACGACATGGCCGCGGCGGTCGAACGATTGCTCCCGCGATCAGACGTGTTGGTGATGGCCGCCGCACCGGCCGATTTTCGTGCGTCCGCACCGGCGGCGTTGAAGATCAAGAAGACCGAGTCGCCGGCGCCGCTGGCGCTGGCGCCGACGCCCGATATTCTACGCGCCACGACGTCGGCGCGGAAAGCGGGATCGGTGATCGTCGGCTTCGCGCTCGAGACGAACGACGTGCTCGCGGGCGGACGAAAGAAGCTCGCCGGCAAGGAGCTCGACATGATCGTCGTCAACGATGCGACTGAAGCCGGCGCCGGCTTTGGCGTCGACACCAATCGCGTGACGCTGCTCATGCGCGACGGCGGCGAAGAACAGTTGCCGCTCATGTCCAAGGCTGACGTGGCCGATGCCATTCTCGATCGCGTGGAGAAATTGATCGGTGGACGCTAA
- a CDS encoding YicC/YloC family endoribonuclease has product MIKSMTGFGSADGDVGGAHVSVEVRSVNHRFFNPSIKLPSELSRWEAEVREAMRKGIARGHATLTARVERHTGDALHIDEERFRLYVEQIRALQQKFDLHDAVDVGTVLRLPEVITSGEESDEGTAPELVDIVERALTALDQMRSAEGARLKTYLEERLGIIEHAVNRIAVRAPGRLVEQRDRLRASVQELAGGIALDEQRLAQEIAVLADRLDVSEEISRFHSHFVAFRAALASPSPDGVGKRLGFLLQELLREANTTGSKANDAAILQDVIVIKEELERIREQSENVE; this is encoded by the coding sequence ATGATCAAGAGCATGACCGGCTTCGGCTCGGCCGACGGCGACGTGGGCGGCGCGCACGTCTCCGTGGAGGTGCGGTCCGTCAACCACCGATTCTTCAATCCGTCGATCAAGTTGCCGTCGGAGCTGAGTCGCTGGGAGGCGGAAGTGCGCGAGGCGATGCGCAAGGGCATCGCGCGCGGACACGCCACGCTGACGGCGCGCGTCGAGCGCCACACGGGCGACGCGCTGCACATCGACGAAGAGCGCTTTCGATTGTACGTCGAGCAGATTCGCGCCTTGCAACAGAAGTTCGATCTGCATGACGCGGTGGACGTCGGGACGGTGCTTCGCTTACCCGAGGTGATCACGAGCGGCGAGGAGAGCGATGAAGGCACCGCGCCGGAGCTCGTCGACATCGTCGAACGAGCGCTCACCGCGCTCGACCAGATGCGTTCAGCCGAAGGGGCGCGGCTCAAGACGTATCTCGAGGAACGCTTGGGAATCATCGAGCACGCCGTGAACCGCATCGCCGTGCGAGCGCCGGGGCGATTGGTGGAGCAGCGGGATCGGTTGCGGGCGTCCGTGCAGGAGCTCGCCGGCGGGATCGCCCTCGACGAGCAGCGGCTGGCGCAGGAGATCGCGGTGCTGGCCGACCGGCTCGACGTGTCGGAAGAGATCAGCCGATTCCACTCGCACTTCGTGGCGTTTCGCGCGGCGCTCGCGTCGCCCTCGCCCGATGGAGTGGGGAAGCGCCTGGGCTTCCTGCTTCAGGAGTTGCTGCGCGAGGCGAACACCACGGGCAGCAAGGCGAACGATGCGGCGATCCTGCAGGACGTCATCGTGATCAAGGAAGAGCTGGAGCGGATTCGCGAGCAGTCGGAGAACGTGGAGTGA